Within Porites lutea chromosome 2, jaPorLute2.1, whole genome shotgun sequence, the genomic segment GCGCTCAGTCCTCAATAATTACTGCTGCTTTTATCGCACTAGAGAGGTTTTACTCAATAGGTTGGCCATTGAAACACAGATCTATTGCTACAAGACGCGCATACTACGCTCTCATTGCTTTAGTCTGGATTTTGGCAGTAGTCATCTCGTCTGCAATTATTCACACACTAAAGAACCAGCCAATTCATGTCTCGATTTATATATGGATGGCATACGCTTGTAGCTTGATGCTGATAATATCTGGTTGTTACATCGGCATTTGGAGAAAATACAAGCAAGGAGGAAACTTATTGCAAGCTCAAAACAGACGGTTGGCACGAAATAATAAGCAATCAACCAAGACCCTTTTGGTCATTGCTCTTGTCGTTTTGATGTCATGGCTTCCTTTAGTTATAACTAATACTATTTGCGTTTACGTTCCAGTAAGCCaggatgttttgcttttcgtaAATCTTCTAAACTTCAGCAATTCCTTCGCAAATCCTGTAATTTATTCACTAAGAATCCCTGAATTTAGAAAAGCGTTGTTTCTTAGTGCCAGGACGACTGGAAAGCCTTCTGTTGCGCGCCTTGCGGTCAATTCCACGAAAATTCAACTGCAGGTCACTTTAAGACATGAACTCAAATTAAATGAACTTCTTCAGGAGGAAAACAAGGATGAGGCTTTTGAAACTGAAACAGAACTTCTGAAGCTGACAGAACATTAGTTTTCAAAGCAAAATTGTTTAGTTGCCGTTTTAGAACGATGTTTTCGTTGCGGGTAGTTCGACAGGTGATGACCAGTTTGCGGTTTCATACACAGTTATCAAATAAATTATTGGTACACTTTTTATTCCTCGTCTGGCAAATTATCGTAAACTAAGCTACAGGTCCATTTTTCGTCTTGAATGAGGAGAAGAAAAGAGTACGCCAAGAGGGAGTAAAGCGAAAGGCTCTGCTAGTTTAGTGCATAGCACTCTCCAATCAAATAGATAAGCCTTAATGAGGTTTTAAAAGCGCTCCAATGACCTTCTTTAGGGGGAAAGCACAACGGCGATTGAGATAAAGAACACAACTTGTTGTAACAACAAAAGCTTAATAAGCTGAGCTCTGATTTAAAtaggtaaaaaattaaaatgaaggaatgaaaaggaaataaaggcaAGCCAACACCACTTGTGTTCTCATAAACGACCATTTTGATGATTTAATTGTTCCAAGGCGAAAAGTAGATTTAAATATTAATTTGATGAGCTTATATGAAACTAGTCCTTATTAACAACtattctttgataaaaaaatattacaacTATAAAACTGGGTAATTAAATAATAACGTGATGTAGTCATTATCAAAGTGTAATATGAAGTGAAATACACTGTGATATGAaacagttaaataaataaaattatgagCAAAATATAAAGCTCATATTAGGGTGATTTGTTTTGACCTAATGAAATGATAACGCACGATTAACCAGCTGAATTAGTTTGCAGCGGTCCTTTTTAGGTAAGGTCAAACTAATCAACTGGAACACTGTACCGCTTTAATGGTCTTAAATGTCTACCCTATATTAAGTTTAAGACAGAATGGAAATACTATCTCTGCTTGTTTCATCActgatttaattattttttctctgctTTCATTTGTTTGAAGGTGGCGGTGTTCAGCTAGAAAGCTCTTGTTACTTTGGACATTGCACACATATGTCAATTGCCTCTTCTTAATTATTATTCGTTATCCTTTTTTTCTGCTATTGTTATACATGTTCGTGTAATTGTCCTAGATAGTGTACAAAAAAGAATTCAGTGAACTGTCGTTCACATATGAGGTGTTTAACCAGATGGGCTTGCGTAAAGGGTGAGCGACCTTGATGACATCTTGTTGTTCACGTTAACATTGTTACCACCTTAAAACTGGCTTTTTTCAGTGAGCATCTACTAGGTAATATCATTATCAGGGTACAAAGGATTTTCACGAGAGACAAATCACGTAGGATTCATTTCTACTCCATTCCTTGCATCACCAGGAGAAACTTTAGACGAATATTTATGAAAGATCTTCTTTCTGCAAAAGATAAGGACAAGGCCGTAAAAAGCATGTACAGTGTACTACTGTTAACCAGCTCTTCgattaaaatgtaaataaaactcGCGCAGCATCTTCCCCAGGTACCGAGTGAgcagaggaggcttggaaccgagcgcAATAGCCTAAAATTCTTCCTCGGCGAATtaattttcccgacaagctagacaggtgacgtcacatccaaAATCGCTGAGGACGGATTGGAACGAGGTTAGAACTCGTGTAACATTAGAAACAATTAAAGTCATTTACGGCAAACGCAAACGTGAATTtgcaccacgtgaccaagttttccctttatttgTCCTTCATTGTTTAATGCTTTTACATAAATATTACTAGTCTCAGGCAAATTTTGTCAATAAGAATTGTTTTTgatagcttttatttttttgtattttgtattttatttttcactatCTTTTTTCAGAAATTCTCACCTTTAATCTGGCCTTTGCCGTTTACCTTAAAAGTAATTCTAAATGTCTCTATTGCGAAAAACATATAGCATTCGAAAAGTGTCAAACAAAAAAGTGCtctgagtgttaatgatatacgaaataaatcatatatgaactgcggaaatgaaatcattgccagaaatagtggacatttcgcgcccgtgattaattgtcagcggaatctcatttccaaaatggcggacaaaaacgatcgtagtcagggaaagcgtatcccctgcgatttttaaaataatttgagctctgtggatctgttttacgaagaaaaaagctggaatgaaacatcttgcaagaaaatgttaggtttatactcggccgagcggctgatagcaacaaaacagtacgcggctgtacctttcgtgacattttcgtgacattttcgtgacaattttgttttaaaaccaagcctggtaggctaatcgaggatttttgaatgcctggaacctagtttatatcccgtgaagcatctctggagttgtagcaacaaccaaaatggcgattcggtgaggTTTGGAGTTGTGAAGCTTTGTCCGACCGAAATAAGTCATTCGCAACCATGGCGTCCATTACTGGACTACAGATGGAAAAATGCGGGAAATAATgcgcctttggaagtattttccagtgcaaaaatcgtccttttaacgactgttttggaaacatcttccatcgcagaagtgatatcgagtcgtgcaaatttacttcagtgaagggtttataatggtaattgaactgagtggagtgaaatttggtctgaaatcatacgcgtgatttcaaaatcgaatgagcgcgcagcgcgagttcgatttgaaatcacaagtatgatttcagactaaaattgcacgacacgaagttcaattaccactttattacatccattttgaaatcgcagaatttagtcagtactaatattttattgatcggGTAGCTGGTTTGTtaaagccgaaacaaaaaggcttttacatctcattttattatttcgaaacagaaatgatgcgatatagaacaaaaatgatgcgatttaaaacagaaatgatgcgatttagaacatgaatgacgcgatttggaacagatgcgatttagagcaaaaaatggtgcgatttaggaataaatcacactgctgagagccaatcagattgcacggatagccagtgatttcaaagtggatgtaataaatcctctaatcgacgagtattccgcatgacttcggcaagattttaagacaatgtatggagaaatggagcATACAACGATAAATAAAAGTGGCCACTTCGAGAAGTAAGTAAACCTACTTctaattagctatttttaacccagatgcGAAGGTTGCACAGCACTTAACATGTTTCGAGTCGTGCAGCGAACACCCGTGAGCTCATaatcgatatatttgaaaaagtttccttatctccatacattttcttatacgaattcgcagccattgtggccttggtgcgcacgcgcaaccgccatcttgtccctaatttctggcaatggaaaatgaagaaatgatcgtcgcagtgaatgCAATTTATGCAATGGCgtaaaaaagcctgaaaaaaattcaggacttcaacgtcatttccgcagttcctatatgatttatttcatatgcCATTAACACTCATTCCTTTCatgggaacatatgaacccacaattgacctgctcccaacgtcagtggcttcatagctcagttggtagagcatcgcaccggtatcgcgaggtcacgggttcaaaccccgttgatgTCCTGAATTTTGTTCAGGCTtttttacgcaattgcataaattgcgttcactgcgacgatcatttcttcattttcaaaaaagtgctcTGTTTTGTTATTACGTAGTTGGAAATATCATCGTCACGTTTAGAGCAGGAATAATAATCTTACCTGTGAATGATGCACTTTATACAGAAGACAATCAATAAAATTGAGAAAAGTATAAAGAAAAGAATTCCAAATGCCATCCAGGTTCCTatatcaaaaacaaaaccaaaagtaAGAAATAGAGACTGAATATTAAACATGCTGAATTGgattaaaataaatttggaacaaaacgtttttcctGTGGACTAACTAAAAGGTCAGTTTTCAAGACATGTTGTTTTCATTGCAGACGTCTTCATCCGAAAATCTGAAAATTTGGCAGTACCGTTAAATGGAAACTTTGGGATATTGCAAAGTATGCAATGGCTTTAGTCCTCTGTTTGtctataattaatttttgacatGAGATAAATGATTATATTAAACGACTGTAGTGAAATAAGTCAGATATTCACCTTTATTACATGAAATCTTTTCCTTCTCTGAAAGCTGTGCAAGATTAGTTCGCTCTCCATTCAGCAACTGAAATGTTATTGACTGCGAACTACAGCCTTTGCAAGACTCAGTAGATGTAACTGCAGAGAATACAGTTTTAGTAGTTATTACCACACACGTGGACAGTGATATTCTCTCCATGAAAGATATTGAATGTGTATCGGGTGATATCTCTGTAGTGAAAGTTTTGTTGGTTGAGGGTACCAATAATTCCGTAGGACCCCTTTCGACCGCGACTGTTTGTGAGGCCTGTATCGTATTGTTATGTGTGGATGATGCTGCATGTGTAGAAGAAACTGTCTGGGTTAAGGAAGCTGACCAAGAGGAAGACACTGTTAATGAGAGGGTGGAACTGCCTGTTGCGAGGGCTGAGCTGGAGAAGATAGGACTTTTTTCCGAGGCAATCATTTGTGAACCTTTCATCGTAGTGGTAGGTGTGGATAATACTGTCTGTGATGAAGAAACTGCCTGGGTCAAATGAGCTGTGCCAGAGGATACTGTGTATGAAGGGCTAGAACTTCCAGTTGTGATCGCCTGAGCTGAGTTGAACAAGGTCATATTAAATACGTCTACACAGGACACCAGGTTGTTGGGTGTGACCTCCGCAGACACCGTTGTTGTGTGCGTTATGACTGACTGGGCACAAACAGCTTTAGTCTCTGCTGCCCTTGTTGATGGAGGGTTCGTTGGTAGTGAGCTGGTATGTGTGACTATACTTGACGAGGCTTTATTTGGTATATTCGGACATTCCAGTTTACCCACACCGGTGAGACATTCAGGAtctaataaaaaatacatatatgcTGGTAGATTTAAGAAGGTCATATTTCGCCATTTTAtgcgtgaaaaaaaaacctcatcATGAGAAAACAGAAATGGGTTTGAAGACTTCCTGGTCACAGTTCGACAAATGTCAGTGCTATAACATAGGATCCGTAGGTTGTTCGGGAATGACGGTGTAGTCTCGggattttagagaaaaagggAGCGGTTTTCGAGAAATGTAGAACAAACTTTGGACGTAAATTTGGAGACCCGGTATTCAGGAAAGGGTTTTTATTAGCCAAGATCTGATATAGAACATTGGCTGCATTTTCATAACTGTAAGGAATATAAACCTATTATTTTTGCTTAACACAAATTATCCACATTTTCCTCTATCTACCCCGGCCTGGTCTTCTATAAATGAAGGTATCTAGGTGATATTTATGGCACCACTAATTAAACAATGTGCTCGGGGGTTGACGTAATCGCgtattaaggtaattcccttgaaattgttctactatcaaactttttttgaaacttggcataatcaacattcatgatacgaacattaaaaaaatgcaataaaaagatggggttaccgagcttgtttacgcgtcagcggGCTCTTAAACTGGCTCTTAaactggttgcgcgttaaaaattcgaatctcCTTCTGacagaattaagccgttgttacttgaaacacacaaaattttatcttgaacataaagcttcttttattcaaataagcagtattacgtcatttaattcgtttttgattgcctgttgtgggggtattgcactttttcggacagttccgtggttagcttgaagtcctcactttgacccaaatacaccaaatacgaaactattttccccaaaaaaataatgttctactatcaaactttttttcttcttcaaatatgttctttattagactgttcctAGCAAATACCtgcgaaaaaaatcgggggtcactgtgcttgtttcttcacaaactgctgtgaaaggtgggCATAgttttgagatcgcagtcaggatggataatttgcgcggcggggactggggcgagatacaaaataacGCCCATCGTGTTTGAAGTATGCACTCaagatcaagctcgttttcggttgtttttatgtgtttaatattggcaacacagaaattcaaacttgaaaagaatacattaaataccaaggagGTATGAGTCttcattttggactattttgtagcgccggtgttctgtttaattccagtgagatagggttcgatttttttgcttttgcacaataatgcttgacaaagaaacttgaagaaaagactattgattcctattctttatatgttcgcttgtttggtttctatacacagcaaaatgtgaattcagcagcaaacttcgtttttacatcaaagactggtctccctcgcgtcgttctggtgctacggtgggtcttatttttccagaaatattcgtctctccactctcgggagtttgaacaacatatgtacagtagcgatcccaggacagatactggctcgttaatgcagttggagagccgtagagctgtcccacaggcctcacagccccccataatccaaagcctcagccaggacattttaataattccacaactcgacggccgcgaagtgaaaaaccactgcagacttcgggatcacgcacatttctttcattttcttgtttttcgattgcaaaccaggaagctgtcagccgatctgtggcattattattgcgaataaaagctttagctctgcaaaagcggcccttgttcgttcttttcgcgctagtgggaagaaccgccgccatcttggatgtagcaTAAGATGTAGCATTGTTATacgcagtagagggtgcgcagtgcaaaacaagggaattaccttaaccGATGAAAACCGTCCCTAGCTTCTGTAGGACTGAGGGAAATTCTGATCAGGATGTCGGGATCAAACAACTCTATCTGAGACTTTCTTCAATACATTTTATATTTGCAGAGAAAGTTATAGTAATCATgggcggatttaggggtgggccGACTGGACTACGGCCACGCCTTTTTCCGTAAACTCTATATTACTTAGAATTCTCAGTAAAGTAAATACAGAAATAATGGAGCCCATATAGGCACATACCCCCATGCGGGCAGCTGATACctggaaattatttttattattatttcctgaAAGTATTTTGATGATTAAATCGGGATGACTAATAACTTTTTCgcatttattataattatagtaTTTCCTTTATACTTTTATTATTTCGTAAACGTTATGGTGGgttgaaaaacgaaaaaatgtgCCCTGCCCTTGCACCACACCGTATTTTCCTTTGCATTTATTTACTGACAACATCCGCAGTAAACGCAGTAACTGGCATTTAAGCGaccttaaatttaaaaaattttaggggaagtaTGCCCCTAGAACTCCCAAGTAGTTTGGAGCACCTTCGGCGCTCTAACTTTCTTCTCGTGCCTACAGCTTTCAAATCTCACGCTGTACGCTTCTGAAATAGTTTCTATATTATATCGTTGGTAAGTGACCCGGCTGTTTCTTTCTAAATTTTCTGGCTCCGTCCCTGGTAATCTCAAGAAAGATATTCCGGTAGGAATTCCTAGAAAAGAGTGTCTCTCATGGATTCCGTTTTTGACAAGGTATAACAAGGTCAATTTGGATAAGGTGATTTAACGGTGCTTGAAAAGTTGCACTTTAAAGTTACCTTGATACGTTGAATTACTCTTTTTGCAGACATACACCTCAATCTTCATGTAAATATTATTAGTGGTGTCTGCACAGTGACCTCCACTTGTGTCGTTGATATGTGATTCTGTTCCGTCCGAGGTTCCTGTAAAGGATAAAGATCATTTTTCAACCTACGCATTGAAACTATGTACCACGAGAGGTGATTGCCCTTACAAAGTATCAGGTTTTTGAACGACCGAGAGATAATTTTATCAAGTTAAAGAAAATGCGCAGAACAGCAACAAGTACTGAGGCTTTATAAAACATCAACATAGAATTTGTGGAACATTTTGGGAGGAGCCGGCACCCACAATGTGAGCACAGTTACTGACAATTCCCATGTGTAGAAAACagtctagtttttttttctatctattTTCTGTTTTCCAAAAAACGGAGCTTCCATCTTTTATCAGATTCAAAGACAGGCAGTTAACACTTGGAGTACGTTTGATGAAGCACATTCTGCGTGCCATTCTTAATTTATTCTAGAATAAAAATGCGcagaaatttgtcaaaaaattctGCATACATTTTAAATAGATGTATTTTATATGAACCAGAGTCTATATGTTACGCTGCAATGAACGCCAAAACAAGTGATCGGTTTAGACTTCATCTATTCTTTATGCCGAATACGGTCTATCGAAAGTGCCCTAAtttgtgttattttatttctttatgaaAATAGTTGAAAAATGGATCATACATTTGAACTatttcaatatatatatttttcacttACCGATGAAATAGTATGTCTTTCCTGCTTCAAACAACAATGCATTTTGGTGTGCCGCATACTGGGCAAATAGCAACGAAAAATAATTCAACTTTGTTGGAGTGTCGCATCTCAACAGCAGTCTACTTGTCCTCGTTTCGCCTTCCAGTGAAGTGTTACAATGATCAAaaactgttttgttatataCTATCCAAAGATTTTCATACATATCTGATATTTGAACTTGGACAGAAGTTGTCTGGAGAACCGTGGCAATATTTGGACAGAGAAAATAGACTTTAGATTGCAATTGTACTTTGAGACGCCTTGGTCCGTGGCCACAGGTAACTCCATCTGCTACAAACCTGGAAAAATAGACGGTAGGTTTTAAGCAAAGTAAAAACATACCTTATTAATGCTAAATTTCGTCGgttcttttaaaatttggcGATTTTAGTGAGACAGTATTTCATGAGCATTTATTTTCTCTATTTCATTACGCAACCAGGAAAAGGGTCATTAATTTTTTGCGATTCCAGCGTTCTAAActccattttatttttcaaaaagtctgaacaattaaattttctggataaactggaacaagcaaAACGCATATTTAGAAAGTGAGTTTTAAAACTTGAGTAAGCAAAACTCATATTTGAAGTGTGTTTAAAGTGTGTTTACGATATTTCACAACAAGATACTAAAGGGCCTTAGCACAGAAACCAGTTAATTAATAAGTGGTGTATTTGTCATGtcctgtacatgtatttgttgtatttttttatgtGAATCATTTAttctgtgatttgaatttcCAATATGGCtattaaatttcgcgaggaTTTTTGTTTGCAGATCTTtaatttggcttttttttacAAACGCGAAAAACGAGAAATTAATTAGACCCGCGAAAATAAGTAACTTATTAATTACCAactattgaatgaggctgagtatgacataaataattgttatattcctagactttcactcaactaaacaggggctgccattggttgattcctggtcacgtggccttgactaaaatcaaatgtttcccgatcgtgatacatcacgcaatgtaccccgctcgggatacattacagcacgtgatcaaagcatggtggaaagtggtgtgacagaaggcgggaaaaacaccgccaggtccagccagttttctttttcgtgaatgaacacaacaacacaaaaacgaagtctcaagctaaaaagcgacgatttttaaagttatcccagaagttcccagaagaaaaacagcagctagtggaggaaaaagatgcagataatatgaggaaagtacttttgtttgtaaatcattcatccAGTGGTTTTGAgcattaaatttgtgttgttatgagtaccgagtcgactgttttggttcgctccggttattcttttgttgctgttgaagtgaaagtctagaaatgtaacaaaacacttaatgtcaggtccctcgggaaaccagttggttttttttttccctcgagtcctgatgtttcccgagacgaagtcgagggaaacatcaggactcttgggGAAACAAAACTAagtgtttccctcgggatctgacattaagtgtataatgtgTGCATCGAGGAGGGTTGGGTATTATCCACCTCCGACTTTGGACTTAACACCCCCCGAGATTTCTAATTTTATTGGAAAACTAGCCGCATCCGGTGAAAATCACTACCGAAACTGCACAACTTTCCTGCTccggaaaatgaaaaagtaggAGGTGCGACaaaaattctctaaaacttTTCAACGCCATTCTAGTTAGAGCTAAATATAATCATACTAACAGAGACAAGAATGGTTCATGTTGAATGCTTGCAAATATTCCGATATTGCTGTTCTTCAGTCTTCGGTCAACCAAAGAACAAAGAATTCTTGAGATAACAATTGTTGGCAATTAATACTCTTTTGGTTAACAACTTAAGACCTTCAGCTAGTACCGCCTTATCTAATTATTACCTTGCATTTATTGAGCACTatttttcaacctttgaaagttTACCACAAATATATTGCATTCATTGGCTGATTCCATACACCTAGTGATAATTTAAATATTTAGAATACTTTACGCATGTTCTTATTAAGATTAACGGATGACCGGCCGGGATAATCATTGAAAAGTATTCTTCAGCTCTTGGCAAGAATGTTTCATCGACGATTCTTTTCAGCTTGGAGAGGCGGacgtaaaataataatttagtaTCTCTAACAATAATTCTGAAGTTATCAATAGCAGCTGCGACATTTTAGTGTTGTCTCTACGTTTAATAACGAAAGTAAATTTGCATATAAGTAGAGCTCGAGTATAATATGGTACGTGCTCTTGAAAGTTAACTGTGACTTACTACCGGTTAGATGCATTCCTTTTGTATATAACTAGCAATTTTTCAAGTTCTAGCATGTACTAGTCTTTTGCCAGAATTTTACTATAATTGCTTTGAAAGACATTAAATTTGGACGATAGCCTAGCTTACTAGCCGTGGTAAATGTGCTACGTATTACTGCTGTCGCCAGAATCGCTCGTCCTTGCAGttcaaatacatgtacagctaGTTTCTACAACCAACATGATGATATATAAAATCCTCCGGTTCCTTCTCGTGGAGCGACCCACAACGTATTTACTACTCGaactaaaaacattttttaaatcaaaaattaaaattttctacTCAATATTGTCCAACGATTTCTGTAGGGAGGAAACCAAACTATGTATCTGCGGGTAACGTATTACTTGGAACACTTTGTGCATTGATATCGTTGCGTTGTATTTTTTACTCAAACGCTCACCTCAAATTTCAATCACGTCGATCACATGCATTGATAGATAACAGGTTTTTTCACAGTTGTTTGTAGACAATTTGAAACTTACAGTGTCTTTCCCAAGGATTTGTTTGAACTTATTCAAAAGTAGCCTGGGTATTTTAGTTCTCCTCAGATTAAAAAAGATTACAAAAAGAATTAAGAAATAACGAGAAAAGGGGCAAAAAAGAACTTGCTCTTGTAgttggaaaaataaaaaggatTCTTAATTTAGTGGATCTGATATAGAGGAGAAAATGCTAAatactattaataatttttgCTTTATAAATG encodes:
- the LOC140929052 gene encoding adenosine receptor A1-like is translated as MQKNSSINPRNDSVLLAGSLGRADGVAWCSAFAVVSFFTVVGNLLAVIVFALNKKLRKNSFLLVINMAFADLLLGAVSLPLFIYQLGGNFELWQGEWSSSLEMLYRVVDTVCAQSSIITAAFIALERFYSIGWPLKHRSIATRRAYYALIALVWILAVVISSAIIHTLKNQPIHVSIYIWMAYACSLMLIISGCYIGIWRKYKQGGNLLQAQNRRLARNNKQSTKTLLVIALVVLMSWLPLVITNTICVYVPVSQDVLLFVNLLNFSNSFANPVIYSLRIPEFRKALFLSARTTGKPSVARLAVNSTKIQLQVTLRHELKLNELLQEENKDEAFETETELLKLTEH
- the LOC140929051 gene encoding uncharacterized protein produces the protein MNILLYSVFGFVVNLSYVFCSDIYPSINWDPQNTLFVADGVTCGHGPRRLKVQLQSKVYFLCPNIATVLQTTSVQVQISDMYENLWIVYNKTVFDHCNTSLEGETRTSRLLLRCDTPTKLNYFSLLFAQYAAHQNALLFEAGKTYYFIGTSDGTESHINDTSGGHCADTTNNIYMKIEVYVCKKSNSTYQDPECLTGVGKLECPNIPNKASSSIVTHTSSLPTNPPSTRAAETKAVCAQSVITHTTTVSAEVTPNNLVSCVDVFNMTLFNSAQAITTGSSSPSYTVSSGTAHLTQAVSSSQTVLSTPTTTMKGSQMIASEKSPIFSSSALATGSSTLSLTVSSSWSASLTQTVSSTHAASSTHNNTIQASQTVAVERGPTELLVPSTNKTFTTEISPDTHSISFMERISLSTCVVITTKTVFSAVTSTESCKGCSSQSITFQLLNGERTNLAQLSEKEKISCNKGTWMAFGILFFILFSILLIVFCIKCIIHRKKIFHKYSSKVSPGDARNGVEMNPT